A window of Sutcliffiella cohnii contains these coding sequences:
- a CDS encoding helix-turn-helix domain-containing protein, producing the protein MTKRENLDGKILGELIYKWRKEQNITQRKVAEDTGIDEKTVSRLERGIQIPETMTLYKFCIEAKMDITQLFHDYQKEEEKQNQNEDE; encoded by the coding sequence TTGACTAAAAGAGAAAACCTCGATGGGAAAATATTAGGGGAACTTATATATAAGTGGAGAAAAGAGCAGAATATCACGCAAAGGAAAGTTGCTGAAGATACTGGAATTGATGAAAAAACAGTATCTAGATTAGAACGCGGCATACAAATACCAGAAACGATGACTCTATATAAATTCTGCATTGAAGCAAAAATGGACATTACACAACTTTTCCATGACTATCAAAAAGAAGAAGAAAAGCAAAACCAAAATGAAGACGAATAG
- a CDS encoding antitoxin YezG family protein has translation MNEEQLDSLYQQIAEVVVETIPEEWSKVYLYGEVVQGSQTAYFYYYPERSDKVIYSHEITELYTVSELEYTEKWHRLVERIQELWNTFNDNGQETWTNFTMVFDKQGKFNIDFNYDDLSKIDSHERKTIWKYKHLGIIPKSNSGKKHLEKYLSTLE, from the coding sequence ATGAATGAAGAACAATTAGATAGCTTATATCAGCAGATTGCTGAGGTTGTTGTAGAAACTATTCCAGAAGAATGGTCTAAGGTATATTTATATGGTGAGGTTGTTCAAGGATCTCAGACTGCTTACTTTTATTATTATCCGGAACGAAGTGATAAAGTAATTTACAGTCATGAAATAACTGAACTATATACAGTTAGTGAACTTGAATACACAGAAAAATGGCATCGATTAGTGGAGCGTATTCAGGAATTGTGGAATACGTTTAATGATAATGGTCAAGAGACTTGGACAAATTTTACTATGGTTTTTGATAAGCAAGGAAAGTTTAACATAGATTTTAATTACGATGATCTTTCAAAAATTGACTCTCATGAAAGAAAAACGATTTGGAAGTATAAGCATCTTGGCATTATACCTAAAAGTAATTCAGGGAAAAAACATTTAGAAAAATATCTCTCTACACTGGAATAA
- a CDS encoding four-carbon acid sugar kinase family protein encodes MKLAIIADDLTGANDSGVQLAKYGLKTSVLFGQDEEAVQQSEVVIFDTDSRSINKEDAYKRTFEVSQLLKSQGITNIFKKIDSTMRGNIGAEVEAIYDSVQPDFVFIAPGYPKNGRKVVNGYHYLNDVLLHETEIANDPKTPVTESHIPTLLQNQTNKQIGLIDKEILTSGLEAIQNALRQYAEQQIAYIVVDSEKEEDLELILSYTKQLTYNITWVGSAGIANYLPAYFDLDNKEQAFSISKQEKPVLTVVGSVNINSRKQLKRVLQKDGVFSIKADSYKAVSDETIRTAEIERVIKEAKEAAQKGFDVIVYSSGEQEDVNQAREVGSRNGFDFTETSNEIVKMLGEMVAQLMEENLFCGIVMTGGDTAKQVCELWGVKGFYLYDELEIGVPISKFIGHDNMYVITKAGGFGKETVFVHAIDKLKGVLN; translated from the coding sequence ATGAAATTAGCCATCATTGCAGATGATTTAACAGGAGCAAATGACAGTGGCGTCCAACTAGCAAAATACGGCTTAAAAACTTCTGTTTTATTTGGTCAGGACGAAGAAGCTGTTCAACAATCAGAGGTAGTCATTTTTGATACAGATAGCCGTTCTATAAATAAAGAAGATGCGTATAAAAGAACGTTCGAAGTTTCGCAATTACTAAAAAGTCAAGGAATTACTAATATTTTCAAAAAAATCGATTCCACAATGAGAGGCAATATTGGGGCGGAAGTGGAAGCGATATATGATTCCGTTCAACCTGATTTTGTTTTTATTGCACCTGGGTATCCTAAAAACGGCAGGAAAGTAGTTAATGGATATCACTACTTAAATGATGTGCTTTTACACGAAACGGAAATCGCGAATGATCCAAAAACACCTGTAACTGAATCACATATACCTACGCTTTTACAAAACCAAACGAATAAGCAAATTGGTTTAATCGACAAAGAAATATTAACAAGTGGTTTAGAAGCTATTCAAAACGCTTTACGTCAATATGCAGAGCAACAGATTGCTTACATTGTTGTCGATTCAGAAAAGGAAGAAGACTTAGAACTTATTTTATCCTATACGAAGCAACTAACTTACAACATTACTTGGGTAGGATCGGCTGGAATTGCAAACTATTTACCTGCGTATTTTGATTTAGATAATAAAGAACAGGCTTTTTCGATTTCTAAACAAGAAAAACCGGTGTTAACTGTTGTCGGTAGCGTTAATATTAATTCTAGAAAACAGCTAAAAAGAGTACTTCAAAAAGACGGTGTTTTCAGTATTAAAGCTGATTCATATAAAGCGGTATCTGATGAAACAATAAGAACAGCTGAAATCGAAAGAGTTATAAAAGAAGCAAAAGAAGCAGCGCAAAAAGGATTCGACGTGATTGTTTACTCTTCTGGAGAGCAAGAAGATGTTAATCAAGCTCGTGAAGTTGGGAGTAGGAACGGTTTTGATTTTACCGAAACGAGTAATGAAATTGTAAAAATGCTCGGTGAGATGGTAGCTCAATTAATGGAAGAAAATCTTTTCTGCGGTATCGTGATGACAGGTGGAGATACGGCAAAGCAAGTGTGTGAACTATGGGGCGTTAAAGGTTTTTACCTTTATGATGAATTAGAAATTGGCGTACCTATCTCTAAATTTATTGGCCATGATAATATGTATGTTATTACAAAAGCTGGTGGATTCGGAAAAGAGACAGTGTTTGTTCATGCGATTGATAAGTTAAAAGGAGTGTTAAACTAA
- a CDS encoding competence protein ComK produces the protein MDMMEEYLITTSTIGLFPNFHSWLQTKTLDWDGEFYIEDKPLDAISNSCLHYGASYEGRKKSIVHRTNFKQKTPMIISEAQGMIMIPTHSPEHMYCAWLMYHHIHKVIPNGTSCTILFHNNVKVDLTISAAVMRQQMQKAAVIYNLFCTDQKINFSFMMDPKKRKKRKKEEK, from the coding sequence ATGGATATGATGGAAGAGTATCTTATTACTACCTCGACTATTGGTCTTTTTCCTAACTTCCATTCGTGGTTGCAAACAAAAACGTTGGATTGGGATGGGGAGTTTTACATCGAGGATAAGCCGTTGGATGCGATTAGTAACAGCTGTTTGCATTACGGGGCATCTTACGAAGGAAGAAAGAAATCAATCGTACATAGAACAAATTTTAAGCAAAAGACACCGATGATTATATCGGAGGCACAAGGAATGATCATGATTCCAACACATTCTCCGGAACATATGTATTGCGCTTGGTTAATGTATCACCATATACATAAGGTTATTCCGAATGGTACAAGCTGTACTATTCTATTTCATAACAATGTAAAAGTAGATTTAACTATATCAGCAGCCGTCATGCGACAACAAATGCAAAAAGCTGCTGTCATTTATAACCTTTTCTGTACAGACCAGAAAATTAACTTTAGTTTTATGATGGATCCGAAAAAGAGAAAGAAAAGGAAGAAGGAAGAAAAGTAA
- a CDS encoding SMI1/KNR4 family protein, whose protein sequence is MSLATYQKAKEIILNEDEIADFVGGHTDDLISLAEEKLGLKFTGLYLDYLKTFGAGNFGAQEIYGIINADFENSSVPDAIWYTLTERKEINLPNNLLVIYDTGSDELFCLDYNQNDENGEPKVVSFVPGVDLEGQTYEIIANDFGDFLVSLVKREV, encoded by the coding sequence ATGAGTTTAGCAACATATCAAAAAGCAAAGGAAATTATTCTGAATGAAGATGAAATTGCTGATTTTGTGGGTGGTCATACAGATGATTTGATAAGTTTAGCTGAAGAAAAGTTAGGACTAAAATTTACTGGTTTATATTTAGATTATTTAAAGACATTTGGAGCAGGTAATTTTGGAGCACAAGAGATTTACGGAATTATAAATGCGGATTTTGAAAATTCATCAGTTCCAGATGCTATTTGGTACACATTAACAGAACGAAAAGAAATTAATCTACCTAATAACCTTCTAGTTATATATGATACTGGGAGTGACGAACTATTTTGTTTAGACTATAACCAAAATGATGAAAATGGGGAACCAAAAGTAGTATCTTTTGTGCCTGGAGTTGACTTAGAAGGTCAAACATATGAAATAATTGCTAACGACTTTGGTGATTTTTTAGTAAGTTTAGTGAAGCGAGAAGTATAG
- a CDS encoding DUF6932 family protein → MEFNDFGLLPPGDYKLTIEQLKNSLLVIGPQDGTIWDAEWRAFLVDQLELMVKQLWSVGVNDIFIDGSFVENKAHPNDIDGYFECDVKDLQTLVRELNIQEPDKIWTWDSKSRKPYKGYTKKQLPMWHKYRVELYPHYGFGPGTGILDKYGNNLLFPSAFRQTRDTFQPKGIVKIVK, encoded by the coding sequence GTGGAGTTTAATGATTTTGGTTTATTGCCACCAGGAGATTATAAACTTACTATTGAACAATTAAAAAATTCTTTATTGGTTATTGGTCCTCAAGATGGTACTATTTGGGACGCTGAATGGAGGGCTTTTTTAGTAGACCAGTTAGAACTAATGGTTAAGCAGCTTTGGAGTGTAGGTGTAAATGATATATTTATAGACGGTTCATTTGTAGAAAATAAAGCCCATCCTAATGATATTGACGGTTATTTTGAATGTGATGTTAAAGACCTTCAAACATTGGTACGGGAATTAAATATCCAAGAGCCAGATAAAATATGGACTTGGGATAGTAAATCACGAAAGCCCTATAAGGGATATACAAAAAAGCAACTCCCTATGTGGCATAAGTATCGTGTAGAACTATATCCCCATTACGGTTTTGGACCCGGGACAGGAATTCTTGATAAGTATGGAAATAACTTATTATTTCCATCTGCATTTAGACAAACAAGAGATACTTTTCAGCCCAAAGGAATAGTGAAAATTGTTAAGTAA
- a CDS encoding FxLYD domain-containing protein, translating into MKKLIMIFSIVFILTGCNSDLKASVESLQSEVTQSQSALDEKSNEITELKQQIKDLENLLDEKDDQIIELEENSSETLEQELLDTKQQLVEKDKEIRSLQSEIKELLPYKETVTAAQEEQKEAAENRDSPIVIEITDFGAGASNVLMRVEGELKNISDLTLRSIELRATFKDANGNIIDSSTSYAGSGGLQPNALTKFSTSVRYDARIENVLVELVNYRTE; encoded by the coding sequence ATGAAAAAATTAATAATGATATTTTCAATAGTATTTATTTTGACTGGTTGTAACTCGGACCTGAAAGCATCTGTAGAGTCATTACAATCAGAGGTTACTCAATCCCAATCGGCATTAGATGAAAAAAGCAACGAAATTACAGAGTTAAAACAGCAAATTAAAGATTTAGAAAACCTTTTAGATGAAAAAGATGATCAAATTATAGAACTAGAAGAAAACTCAAGCGAAACATTAGAACAAGAGCTACTTGATACGAAACAACAATTAGTTGAGAAGGATAAAGAGATTAGAAGTTTACAGTCAGAAATAAAGGAACTATTACCGTACAAAGAAACTGTAACAGCTGCACAAGAGGAACAGAAAGAAGCAGCCGAAAATAGAGATAGTCCAATAGTAATTGAGATAACAGATTTTGGTGCCGGTGCTAGTAATGTTTTAATGCGGGTAGAGGGAGAATTAAAAAACATTAGTGATCTTACTTTGCGCTCTATAGAACTAAGAGCAACCTTTAAAGACGCAAATGGAAATATCATTGATTCATCCACCAGTTATGCCGGCTCAGGCGGTCTTCAACCAAATGCGCTAACAAAATTCTCCACCTCAGTAAGATACGACGCTCGTATCGAGAATGTACTAGTGGAATTAGTTAATTATAGAACTGAATGA
- a CDS encoding DUF3139 domain-containing protein, with the protein MLRRFRFKVLLIVIIISVVLLPFIFVSSKLSSLEKEVVVYLMEQRGYGDEEIGKTETAFRKLPTYSVWVTFADEPQFKYQYIKSGDKVMQLSYTVTNIGRNAGIDVFE; encoded by the coding sequence ATGCTTCGACGATTCAGGTTTAAAGTGCTTCTCATTGTCATTATTATTTCTGTTGTTTTGCTTCCGTTTATTTTTGTAAGTAGCAAACTAAGCTCTCTTGAAAAAGAGGTGGTTGTCTATTTAATGGAACAAAGGGGTTATGGGGATGAAGAGATCGGTAAAACGGAAACAGCTTTTAGGAAACTACCAACCTATTCGGTGTGGGTAACGTTTGCTGATGAACCACAGTTTAAATACCAATATATTAAAAGTGGAGATAAGGTGATGCAGTTGTCTTATACGGTTACGAATATCGGGAGGAATGCAGGGATAGATGTGTTTGAGTAG
- a CDS encoding 2-keto-3-deoxygluconate permease: MKIKQTLDRIPGGMMVVPLLLAATINTFAPDLLRIGNFTEALFVNGASTLIALFLLCAGAQINVRNIGVSVGKGATLLFVKWLVGAAIGLLAFAMAGNDGLFYGLVPIAIIAAMTNSNGGLYMALVGQYGKADDKAAYSVLALNDGPFLTMVALSIFGAMGFVDGMFSLTSFISVLLPIVIGFVLGNLDGEMRDFLSKGSDMLIPFFAFALGMGINYQAIINGGLSGVIIGIMTVLVTGSAAYFVFKLFNWNPIVGAAEGSTAGNAVATPAAIAAASPAFAANAELATVQVAASVVTTAILLPIFVAFLVKRLEKQGKTLKTDFK, encoded by the coding sequence ATGAAGATCAAACAAACATTAGATAGAATTCCTGGTGGTATGATGGTTGTTCCATTACTATTAGCTGCAACAATCAATACATTTGCACCAGACTTACTACGTATCGGAAACTTTACAGAGGCATTATTTGTAAACGGTGCCAGCACGTTAATTGCTCTATTCTTACTATGTGCAGGTGCTCAAATTAACGTTCGAAACATCGGTGTTTCTGTTGGGAAAGGTGCAACATTATTATTTGTTAAATGGCTTGTTGGTGCCGCAATCGGTTTACTAGCATTCGCAATGGCAGGAAATGACGGACTTTTTTATGGATTAGTACCAATCGCTATTATTGCCGCAATGACGAACAGTAACGGCGGATTATATATGGCATTAGTTGGACAGTACGGTAAAGCAGATGACAAAGCAGCATATTCGGTTCTTGCATTAAACGACGGACCATTTTTAACAATGGTAGCATTATCTATTTTCGGAGCAATGGGATTCGTTGACGGAATGTTCTCGTTAACTTCTTTCATCTCGGTTTTACTTCCAATCGTAATTGGATTTGTTCTTGGTAACTTAGATGGTGAAATGAGAGATTTCTTAAGTAAAGGTAGTGACATGTTAATTCCTTTCTTCGCTTTCGCATTAGGCATGGGAATTAACTATCAAGCAATCATTAACGGTGGATTATCTGGAGTTATAATCGGTATTATGACAGTGCTCGTTACTGGTTCGGCAGCATATTTCGTATTCAAACTGTTCAACTGGAATCCAATCGTTGGTGCAGCAGAAGGGTCTACGGCAGGAAATGCGGTTGCTACACCGGCAGCAATTGCAGCAGCATCACCAGCTTTTGCCGCGAATGCAGAATTAGCAACAGTTCAAGTAGCAGCGAGTGTCGTAACAACAGCTATTCTTTTACCAATCTTCGTTGCTTTCCTTGTTAAACGTTTAGAAAAGCAAGGGAAAACATTGAAAACTGATTTTAAGTAA
- a CDS encoding IS4 family transposase: MNKDSIEREMLICQCLSLLPTEDFDCPLLDYSNYKLSTKSLVKTFVAAQLDHWSSYSHMEEKLGAYPELRMEIGIEEISRSQLSRKINELPTELVQKLCIKVVEKLSQLTKGLKGLPNGLGRLRIIDSTEIKLPHNLCDWAKISKKKTGVKMHTRLMVASPDVVYADKIVPSSGRLSDFESSDVMIEESDYIYIMDRGYPSRENLQSWQAKEISFVARVSKSLRLGILEEYTPTHSSVVQDAKVSYTVSQPPVRYVEFIDEKQRTYRILTNRFDLTDQQIMELYRARWTIELFFKWIKQHLRFTKIWSTKPQGIWNQMFLALIAYGLTLIVKLQTNSKKTPWEFFRLLQTYLFKTVNSFEKALNIKKKRTSKGRQKLTPELGNVAMDKKGIKKRKRR, from the coding sequence ATGAATAAAGATAGTATAGAACGTGAAATGCTTATTTGTCAATGTTTATCACTTCTTCCTACTGAGGATTTTGATTGTCCATTATTGGATTATAGTAACTATAAACTTTCAACTAAATCATTGGTTAAAACTTTTGTAGCTGCTCAACTGGATCATTGGAGTTCCTATAGCCATATGGAAGAAAAGCTTGGGGCTTATCCAGAGCTTCGTATGGAAATTGGGATAGAGGAAATTAGTAGATCACAGTTAAGCCGTAAAATTAACGAACTGCCAACTGAACTAGTACAAAAACTATGTATAAAAGTTGTAGAGAAACTCTCTCAACTTACTAAAGGGTTAAAGGGACTTCCAAATGGGTTAGGTAGGTTACGAATTATTGATTCTACTGAAATAAAGTTACCTCATAATTTATGTGACTGGGCAAAGATTTCGAAGAAGAAAACTGGCGTTAAAATGCATACAAGACTAATGGTTGCGTCACCCGATGTTGTATATGCAGACAAGATTGTACCATCTTCCGGAAGGTTAAGTGATTTTGAAAGTTCGGATGTAATGATAGAAGAATCAGACTATATCTATATAATGGACCGTGGCTACCCTTCAAGAGAGAATCTGCAATCCTGGCAAGCGAAGGAGATATCGTTTGTAGCACGGGTATCCAAGTCACTGCGATTGGGTATCTTGGAAGAATATACACCTACCCACTCATCCGTGGTTCAAGACGCAAAAGTATCCTATACTGTTTCTCAACCACCAGTTCGGTACGTAGAATTCATCGATGAAAAACAAAGAACGTATAGAATTCTAACGAATAGATTTGACCTCACAGATCAACAAATAATGGAATTATATCGAGCAAGATGGACGATAGAGTTGTTCTTTAAATGGATCAAACAGCACTTAAGATTTACAAAAATATGGAGTACAAAGCCGCAAGGAATATGGAATCAAATGTTTTTAGCCTTGATTGCATATGGGTTAACTTTAATCGTTAAACTCCAAACTAACTCTAAAAAGACACCTTGGGAATTCTTTAGACTACTACAAACCTATCTGTTTAAAACAGTTAACTCATTTGAAAAAGCTCTAAATATCAAAAAGAAAAGAACGTCCAAAGGAAGACAAAAGTTGACACCGGAACTTGGTAATGTAGCTATGGATAAAAAGGGAATTAAAAAAAGAAAACGAAGATAA
- a CDS encoding sigma-54-dependent Fis family transcriptional regulator — protein sequence MGIRTLFIAPYRGLKELATVLGKQQSDLELLIEEADLSAAIPVLNAYKDQGIQFIISRGGTAKIIKQYTDIPVVEVHLSGYDMLRTLTLIKDYKMKVHLIGFPNLCNGILSVANLLNIHLEYTMIEQEAEVKNAVKEAYENGAQVILGDTITVNTAESFGLQGMIMTSGREAVLEAFQQVKHLHWAVEQTKRNHSIYQALLNDINDGIAIFLESGEITYANSAFSQAVYSDKRPVIGTSIFQLPKEFGLDAFDFHPSHRDLVIQGESYHLTTDQFGHLGITYYYIKLSKVITDESSVKVSSDQAPNTSFAQFVTHSEQMKLLIGQAKSLSQTNEPIIISGEKGVGKTFLASTIHREREKGPHSFLHVTIVEESDHTVSEISSSLQQIEKGTVYIKGLELLSDPVQKNVWNLIEVNRGIRFIFGFDLDRHALETKLLDDFQDVNFLNIPPLRERTEDLEELIRIFIMQYNTRYGKQLVGIKEDFLQQFFSYDWPGNVTELKAVVKKMVNASEGDFIDYHLQRFLPVGTGKATSIDFTKTLEEIEKDIILQVLKEENMNQTAAAKRLGINRTTLWRKIK from the coding sequence ATGGGAATTAGGACGCTTTTTATCGCACCTTATCGTGGGTTGAAGGAATTGGCAACAGTTTTAGGGAAGCAGCAGTCGGATTTGGAGCTTTTAATAGAAGAAGCGGATTTGAGTGCTGCTATCCCTGTTCTGAATGCGTATAAGGATCAAGGGATACAGTTCATTATTAGTCGTGGTGGTACGGCGAAAATCATTAAGCAGTATACAGACATTCCGGTCGTCGAAGTTCATTTGTCTGGTTACGATATGTTACGAACGTTAACGCTTATTAAAGATTACAAAATGAAAGTGCATTTAATCGGTTTCCCGAATCTGTGCAACGGTATTTTGTCTGTCGCTAATTTACTTAACATTCATTTAGAATATACGATGATAGAACAGGAAGCGGAAGTGAAAAATGCCGTGAAGGAAGCGTATGAAAATGGTGCACAAGTAATTTTAGGTGACACCATTACTGTAAATACGGCGGAATCATTCGGTTTGCAAGGGATGATTATGACTTCTGGAAGGGAAGCTGTTCTAGAGGCTTTTCAACAAGTGAAGCACTTGCATTGGGCGGTAGAGCAAACAAAACGTAATCATTCGATTTATCAAGCTTTACTAAACGACATAAATGATGGCATTGCTATTTTCCTGGAAAGTGGAGAAATTACGTATGCCAATAGCGCTTTTTCACAAGCAGTTTATTCAGATAAAAGACCGGTAATTGGTACCTCTATTTTTCAATTACCTAAGGAGTTTGGTCTTGATGCTTTTGATTTTCATCCATCTCATAGAGACTTGGTCATACAAGGGGAGAGCTACCATTTAACAACGGACCAATTCGGACATTTAGGAATTACTTATTACTATATAAAGCTTTCGAAAGTAATAACGGATGAAAGTAGTGTGAAAGTGTCGAGCGACCAGGCTCCTAATACATCATTTGCTCAATTTGTCACTCATAGTGAACAGATGAAATTATTAATTGGCCAAGCAAAATCATTATCACAAACGAATGAGCCTATCATCATAAGTGGAGAAAAAGGAGTAGGAAAAACATTTCTAGCCTCTACTATCCACCGAGAAAGAGAGAAAGGCCCTCACTCTTTTTTACATGTAACGATAGTAGAAGAGTCCGATCATACGGTTTCTGAAATAAGCTCTTCTCTTCAACAGATTGAAAAAGGAACGGTATATATAAAAGGTTTAGAATTGCTTTCCGATCCCGTCCAAAAAAATGTATGGAATCTAATAGAGGTGAACAGGGGAATAAGGTTTATTTTTGGATTTGACCTCGACCGACACGCTCTGGAAACAAAACTATTAGATGACTTTCAAGACGTTAACTTCCTTAACATACCGCCGTTAAGGGAACGAACGGAAGATTTAGAAGAGCTAATAAGAATCTTTATTATGCAATACAATACTCGCTATGGAAAACAACTTGTTGGGATAAAGGAAGACTTTTTACAACAGTTCTTTTCGTATGATTGGCCAGGTAACGTTACGGAGTTAAAAGCAGTCGTGAAGAAAATGGTAAATGCATCGGAAGGAGACTTTATCGATTATCATTTACAAAGATTTCTCCCAGTAGGCACAGGAAAAGCAACTAGCATAGATTTCACCAAAACATTAGAAGAAATTGAAAAGGACATTATTCTTCAAGTGTTAAAAGAAGAAAACATGAACCAAACTGCAGCAGCTAAAAGATTAGGAATTAATCGAACAACATTATGGCGAAAGATTAAATAA
- a CDS encoding Cof-type HAD-IIB family hydrolase, whose amino-acid sequence MTYKMIVLDLDDTLLRDDHTISVRTKEALMKAQENGVKVVLASGRPTYGMLPIADELDLDKYGSFILSFNGGKIINYETKEEMFSSTLPLPAIKKLYDLSQREGVDIHTYVGDEIIAESDNPYTRIESDLTRLPIHFVNSFVEGVQEEVVKVLMVGDPDKMKSITERLQIELADEFSVMRSKPFFLEFTEKGVTKGTSLNQLIQHLGIKREEVIAMGDSYNDQEMIEFVGLGVAMGNAPDDIKKIADHVTDTNMNDGVAKVVEEFVLKNFVNV is encoded by the coding sequence ATGACATATAAAATGATTGTGTTAGATTTGGATGATACGTTGCTTCGGGATGATCATACAATTTCGGTTCGTACGAAGGAAGCTTTAATGAAGGCGCAGGAGAATGGTGTTAAAGTTGTGTTGGCTTCTGGGCGACCGACGTATGGCATGCTACCAATTGCGGATGAACTTGATCTAGATAAATATGGCAGCTTCATCCTCTCCTTTAACGGCGGAAAAATTATTAATTATGAAACGAAAGAGGAAATGTTTAGTAGCACCCTTCCGTTACCAGCGATTAAAAAGCTGTATGATTTAAGCCAGCGTGAAGGTGTTGATATTCATACGTATGTGGGGGATGAGATTATTGCTGAATCTGATAACCCTTATACTAGAATAGAATCTGATCTAACTAGATTACCGATTCATTTCGTTAATAGTTTTGTAGAAGGTGTCCAAGAAGAAGTGGTGAAAGTGTTAATGGTTGGTGACCCTGACAAGATGAAGAGCATTACCGAAAGGCTTCAGATCGAATTAGCGGATGAGTTTAGTGTGATGCGTTCCAAACCTTTCTTCCTAGAATTCACGGAAAAAGGAGTAACAAAAGGGACAAGCTTAAACCAATTAATCCAACATTTAGGAATTAAAAGAGAAGAAGTTATTGCGATGGGCGATAGCTATAACGATCAAGAAATGATTGAATTCGTTGGACTTGGCGTTGCAATGGGGAATGCTCCTGACGATATAAAGAAAATCGCTGACCATGTAACGGACACGAATATGAATGACGGTGTAGCGAAAGTAGTGGAAGAGTTTGTGTTGAAGAATTTCGTTAACGTTTAA
- a CDS encoding helix-turn-helix domain-containing protein, translated as MIKTESAYREAVEKLNQDKEFIELEKKKFVEMGLDKEHIELAIQPYVSFHEQLKEEVEYYERTKRGEFDTVINLRTLGRTLIAYRIYIGMSQQELAEKLGVSASQVSRDERNEYYGATIERIQQIMDALNMVSVTKINPSDVVSA; from the coding sequence ATGATTAAAACAGAAAGTGCTTATAGAGAAGCAGTAGAAAAGTTAAATCAGGATAAAGAATTTATAGAGCTCGAAAAAAAGAAATTCGTAGAAATGGGCCTAGATAAAGAACATATTGAGCTGGCTATACAACCTTATGTTTCTTTTCATGAACAGCTAAAAGAAGAAGTAGAGTATTACGAGAGGACAAAACGTGGAGAATTTGATACTGTAATAAATTTACGCACATTAGGTAGAACGCTAATAGCATATAGAATATATATTGGTATGTCTCAACAAGAACTAGCTGAAAAATTAGGTGTTTCTGCATCTCAAGTTTCTCGAGATGAAAGAAACGAATATTATGGAGCGACTATCGAACGTATTCAACAAATAATGGATGCATTGAATATGGTTTCTGTTACAAAAATAAACCCTTCGGATGTTGTATCGGCATAA